The following proteins are encoded in a genomic region of Bacillus thermozeamaize:
- a CDS encoding thiolase: MNRVVVLGVGMHPFGKYPQKHIKELANTAIWAAIRDAGVDPRKIEAAFVGNCLGGVLLGQESVRGQVILRHAGFKGIPVVNVENACATASTAFCMAWLSVASGVHDVVLAVGAEKMYIGDTARSIQALTMATDVEVAGNMGLQFTALYAMAIRRKMDKYGWKPEDLAKVVEKNSYHGSLNPYAQFRKPLTVQEVLSSRMVADPITLYMASSIGDGAAAAVLCREDLARKWSEKPIVRVAASALRSGQGSLLEAHPRESTTWLTAREAYEQAGIGPEDIEVAEVHDAMAPAELKLYEELGFCPEGEAVRLVREGKTGLQGQIPVNPSGGLCSRGHPVGATGLAQIAEVVWQLRGEAGDRQVRGRNGIPRWGLTQNDGGFVDGDTAATAVHLFQRLD; this comes from the coding sequence ATGAACCGTGTCGTCGTGTTGGGTGTGGGAATGCATCCTTTTGGAAAATATCCCCAGAAACACATCAAAGAACTGGCGAATACGGCCATCTGGGCAGCCATTCGCGATGCGGGGGTGGACCCAAGAAAAATTGAAGCGGCGTTTGTGGGAAATTGCCTTGGCGGCGTTCTTTTGGGACAAGAATCTGTGCGCGGACAAGTGATCTTGCGTCATGCCGGCTTTAAAGGTATTCCTGTTGTAAATGTTGAAAACGCTTGCGCTACGGCGTCCACTGCTTTTTGCATGGCTTGGTTAAGTGTCGCATCAGGGGTGCATGATGTGGTGTTGGCAGTGGGAGCCGAAAAAATGTATATCGGTGACACGGCACGCTCCATTCAGGCATTGACCATGGCCACCGACGTGGAGGTGGCCGGCAACATGGGCCTGCAATTCACTGCCCTGTATGCGATGGCCATTCGCAGAAAAATGGATAAATACGGCTGGAAACCTGAGGATCTGGCAAAAGTTGTGGAGAAGAACTCGTACCACGGTTCACTGAATCCGTATGCCCAGTTTCGCAAGCCGTTAACGGTTCAAGAGGTGCTCTCTTCCCGCATGGTGGCCGATCCCATCACCTTGTACATGGCATCCTCCATTGGGGATGGAGCCGCGGCGGCTGTTTTGTGCAGGGAAGATCTGGCCCGCAAGTGGAGCGAAAAGCCGATCGTTCGCGTGGCTGCCTCTGCCTTAAGAAGCGGACAAGGTTCCTTGTTGGAGGCTCATCCTCGGGAAAGTACAACCTGGTTAACTGCCCGAGAAGCTTATGAACAAGCCGGCATCGGGCCGGAAGACATCGAGGTGGCGGAAGTGCACGACGCCATGGCGCCGGCAGAATTGAAATTGTATGAAGAGTTGGGATTTTGTCCGGAAGGGGAAGCGGTTCGCCTGGTCCGGGAAGGAAAAACAGGTTTGCAGGGACAAATTCCGGTCAATCCCAGCGGCGGGTTGTGTTCCAGAGGCCATCCAGTGGGGGCGACCGGTTTGGCGCAGATAGCCGAGGTGGTGTGGCAGTTGCGGGGTGAAGCCGGCGACCGACAGGTTCGCGGACGAAACGGCATCCCAAGATGGGGCTTGACGCAAAACGATGGTGGGTTTGTGGATGGCGATACGGCTGCGACAGCAGTTCATCTATTTCAACGATTAGATTGA
- a CDS encoding AMP-dependent synthetase, translating into MNMRRITGFPSTSMNEYQLNTTTFIRHAVRSYPEQEIVYRTHGDFQRYTYRDAYERMMRAANVLEKLGVQPGDRVGVLDWNTHRHFELYFAIPGTGAVILQMNLRISADDLSYVVNHSEAKYVFVDESLLPVAEAIAPHAKTVRGWLVMTDKPMSEIHTSLSPVYHYETLLREAEPDYDWPMIDEHSAYSACYTSGTTGRPKGVYYSHRNIYLHTMEMAAYIGLNSDDCIACIVPMFHGQSWGLFYAGVMMGAKLIFPGRYMAEQPGLLVDLMIQEQVTVANGAPAIFLPMLHYIKTLDQKPDFSRARFLSGATEPPLSMMKEYKELTGAEIIHAYGATETTPLVCINYRLKPSLQRKLSEEEKWDLKRKQGLPVTGIDIKICDSEGNEVPRDGKSVGEIWVRGPWVTAQYYNSPGTEGQFHEGYWKSGDAGTMDENGYVKVVDRIKDVIKSGGEWISSIDLENTIMGHPNVVEACVVGLPHPKWQERPLALVVPKAGQQVSEEEIYELLKDRFAKWQFPDKIIFVDQIPKTSVGKFNKKEIVKQYNDLYMA; encoded by the coding sequence ATGAACATGCGTCGAATTACAGGTTTTCCTTCGACTTCGATGAACGAATACCAATTGAATACCACCACGTTTATCCGGCATGCGGTCCGAAGTTATCCGGAACAGGAGATTGTGTACCGCACGCATGGAGATTTTCAGCGCTATACGTACAGGGATGCGTATGAACGGATGATGCGGGCTGCCAATGTTTTGGAAAAATTAGGTGTGCAACCGGGGGACCGGGTAGGCGTTCTTGATTGGAACACACATCGACACTTTGAATTGTATTTCGCCATTCCCGGTACTGGGGCCGTGATCCTGCAGATGAATTTGCGTATCTCGGCAGACGATTTGAGTTATGTCGTCAATCACAGCGAGGCCAAGTACGTTTTCGTGGACGAATCGCTTTTGCCTGTCGCCGAAGCGATTGCGCCCCATGCCAAGACGGTCAGGGGATGGCTGGTCATGACGGACAAACCGATGTCGGAGATTCACACATCGCTGTCACCGGTCTATCATTACGAGACGTTGTTGCGTGAGGCAGAACCTGACTACGATTGGCCGATGATCGACGAGCATTCAGCTTATAGCGCTTGCTACACTTCCGGCACCACGGGGAGGCCGAAAGGGGTTTATTACTCGCACCGCAACATCTACTTGCACACGATGGAGATGGCGGCATACATTGGCCTGAACAGTGATGACTGTATCGCCTGTATCGTACCCATGTTTCATGGGCAGTCCTGGGGGTTGTTTTACGCCGGCGTGATGATGGGGGCCAAACTGATTTTTCCAGGCAGGTATATGGCAGAACAGCCGGGCTTGCTGGTCGATCTCATGATACAGGAGCAAGTGACCGTAGCCAACGGCGCGCCGGCCATCTTTTTGCCCATGCTCCATTATATCAAGACATTGGATCAAAAACCCGACTTCAGCCGCGCCCGTTTTCTTTCTGGAGCGACAGAACCGCCATTATCCATGATGAAAGAATATAAGGAGCTAACGGGAGCAGAAATTATTCACGCTTACGGGGCGACGGAGACGACGCCGCTGGTTTGTATAAACTATCGCCTGAAACCGTCGTTGCAACGGAAACTGAGCGAGGAAGAAAAGTGGGACTTAAAACGCAAGCAAGGTTTGCCTGTTACGGGGATCGATATCAAGATCTGTGATTCGGAAGGAAACGAAGTGCCCCGTGACGGCAAATCCGTGGGAGAGATTTGGGTGCGCGGGCCATGGGTGACCGCCCAATACTACAATTCTCCTGGTACGGAAGGACAATTTCATGAAGGGTATTGGAAGAGTGGTGATGCCGGCACCATGGATGAAAACGGTTATGTGAAAGTGGTGGACCGGATTAAAGATGTGATCAAGAGCGGCGGCGAATGGATTTCATCGATTGATCTCGAAAACACCATCATGGGCCACCCGAACGTGGTAGAAGCCTGTGTGGTCGGTCTGCCTCATCCCAAGTGGCAAGAGCGTCCGTTGGCCCTCGTGGTGCCAAAGGCAGGACAACAGGTTTCAGAAGAAGAAATCTATGAACTGTTGAAAGACCGATTCGCCAAATGGCAATTTCCTGATAAAATCATTTTTGTCGATCAAATTCCAAAAACGAGTGTGGGTAAATTCAACAAAAAGGAGATCGTCAAACAGTATAACGATTTGTATATGGCATAA